A region of the Callithrix jacchus isolate 240 chromosome 5, calJac240_pri, whole genome shotgun sequence genome:
tttttaaatcatttatatgAAATCCTCTCCACTGAAAAACATCACTATTGCTATGTAAATCAATCCAACATATGATAGAGTTAAAcctagaaattaataaatttgtaaGATCAGAACtctatacatattttacatatgctAACGTGGTTTTACTTGGCTTAATCTTTTGATTATTTACCTGTAATTAAGATTTAGTTATTCAGTTTGTCCTTTTGCTATCTTCTTCTGAGAGAATGGCTTTTTATTtacagtttattttatatatcacaataaagtTCATGAGCAAGTTTAAGGGAAGACATTGTTTTCTTAATTGATTAAAGCATATTGTGGATATTTTAAGGTATATTGTTTTAGTAGGTGCAGTCAGAAAGATAATTGGGGCTAGAAGGGTGACATATATGTGGACTTATAGATCATAGTTaggattttggtttttaaaaatgtaaaatgggtaGGTTTGGATTAAAGTGACatgatattatttttctaataagatGATTTAAATTGCTACATTGAGAATAGCCTGAAGAATTAAGATTGCAAACAGGAAGCATTCTTAGAAGGTTTTGCACTAACCCAGCAAAAAGATGACAGTGGCTTAGACCAGAGTGACAATCGTGTAAGCAGTTGGATTCTGAAAAGATATTGAAGATAGAGCCAACAAAATTTCCCAACAAGGTAAGACAGAAAGGAAGATTCAATAACAACATTCACATTTTTAGCCTGAgtagaaaaataatgaagtttcTATTAACTGATTCTGGGAAATACTTGAGAAGAATAGATTGAGTGGGAATATCAGCTGCTCAGTTTTGGATATGATAAGTTAGAGATGCTGTTAGACATCTAAGTGAAGATGCCAAATTGCCGTTTTAAATATGGTCTGCATTTCATATTAGAGCTGTGGACTGTAGCTATAAGTCTGAGACTCATCCTTATAGAGAGGTATTTACCACTGTAAGACTGGTTATCAAGAGGAAAAGTGGATACGTGTAGTTAGATAAAGAAGACATCCAAGGAGTGTAAGCTGGACCACTTTGGTATTTTGAAGTTGGGAAGATGAAGCAGCCAGAGATGGAGAAAGTGGGAGAAGAGGAACAAGTTAAGAAATTACTTGAAGGAGAGAATTATCAAGAATATGAAATGATCACTAGACTTAGCAGGTAAGAAATCAGCATGTTGACCTTCATTAAGAGCAGTTTCAGTGGAGTGATAAGGGCTAAAGGACTGATTAGAGTGGattcaaaagaatggaaacagcaagtgcaaacaCCTTTGAAAGAGTTTGgctgaaaagggaagaaaggaaaaaatacctAGATCTGTGAGGAGAGATAGAAGAAACAGAATACACGAAGGATATGTGGGAAACTGTTCACTTGGCTTCTTCTGAATGCAGGTCTGCCACTTTACTATGTAATGCCGTGTGGCTCTGAACCATTTGCCTGTAGTTTACCAAGATATCGATCAGTGTTCTGTGACTTAGCGCCTTGATTTTGAATTGAAGATTTTTAGATTTGGAAGGTACATTATAAATCTTTTGGTAAAACTACTTTCCCTTATAAATAAAGGAGGATAATTCTGGAGGATAACTACCTTTCTTCATTCCACATTGTAGCAGATCTCTAGTCTAGACTGTTAATCTCATGTGCTGATATACCATGCCTCTTCACAGTGTTCTATAACGCTGTTCTAGCTTGGGTTTTCTTTGCATGgacttcaacaattttttttaaattttcatgttaGCTGAAGATTCAAAAGAGTTTGAATTTTAGACATTAGCTAAAGTTCAACCAATATCTGCTATTTTTGTGTTGTACTAGCTAGCCATTGAGGATGCAAAGATGAACAAGACATATTTCTTGTCTTGGGGAGCtcacaagggaaaaaaataatacaatgacaagaaataaaacatagcTGGTAAAACTATTCTGTAATGTATAACTTATATAAAGTGTCTTAAGATTTTGGTACATATTCAGGATGGATGTATgaaaggatgaatggataaaagtggatggatgaatggacagatggatgggtgaatgagaAGATAGATGAGTGAACAGATGGAGGAGTGGCtcagtggatggatagatgaaacGATGAGTGGACAGATGAATGAGtggacagatagatggatgggtggacagatggatgaatatcaatctcatttaaaattctcATTACAACATTTTGAGGGAgccatttcttttctcattttacagagggaaAAACTGAGTCTTATGATCATAAAATGACTTAACAAGGTCTCATGGCTTAGGAGAGGTTGAGGCCAGATTTATACTCAGGTGAGCTAAGCCCTTAGCTGGCTTGCTGCTCAGTGTGGGGTCTCCCCCACATAGATACGCATATGCTGAGGACAGGCACACTGTGTGGGCATCTCCGAAGCACCTATTGACTTTCCTCTTGGGGAGGAGGCCTCTGGGAAGATCTCTTGGCTTCAATATAATGTTTTCAGCTACATTTGGCCCCAGAGGAGTGAGATGGTGGAGCCACGCACCCACAGTCCTTCACACCACACTGGCAGCTGGTGGCAGCACCATCCATGGGGAAAGCAGTGTGGGCAGAAGGGCAGCTGGCATGATTCACTGGAGATGAGGGGAGCCCTTTCCAGCTAGCCCCATGGTTCCCAGGGCCTGTGCTCCAGACAAGGGCAGTGGTGCAGGGGCCAGCCCTGCAGATGCACATATACCTGtgaatctaaagtaaaatttaaaaaagagcaaCACAGTGCCACTTAAGACAGagtcaaaaatatgaaatacttaggtGTAAATTTGGCAAAAGATGCAAAATATTTCTAAACTGAAAACTACAGAACACTGTcgagaaattttaaaagacctaaaCAAATGGAGTAATATGAGCACACTGTGTTCATGAGTCAGAAGTGTCAATATTATTAATATGTCACTTCTCCCCAAATTGTTCAGTAGGCTCagtgcacattttaaaatctgtgaaGGATATTGTGTACAAATTGacaaataattctattatttattaaaaattaaagtacctagatttgctaaaaaaaaaaaatctgaagaaagaTCAAATTTGAAAGCCTTTTACTATgtgatttcaaaatgtataacTGCAGTATTCAAgacactgaaataaaaaataaacatgcaccAATAGAACAGAGTCAGGAATACCCACTTGTATAAGACCAGTGATTTTTGGCAAAGCTGCAAAGGCAATCAGTGATAGAttgatagtcttttcaacaattgATAATAGAGGCTTTATATGTCCCTGCTCAAAGAAAATGAACTATCCACACCCATACTGTATACATTCATTTAATtgtatgatccattttgagttaacttttgtatacaTCCATCCATCTAACCACCCGTCCgctcatccatctacccatctgttcatccatccactGATTCATCTGTCCTCTCACCTTttcatctatccattcactcATACATACATCCACTcatacatccatccatccattcatccatctactcatcctTTCATCCATGCATCTTTTCATGCATTTGTCCACTCACCCGTCCATCTACTCATTCATCTGTCTACTAATCTATCCATTCTACTGATGCATCTGTTCACCCATTCATCCctccactcatttattcattcatccatcatccatctctTTATTCATCTATCTGTTCATTTACCTCTCCACTCATCTGTCTGTTCATCTGTCTTCCTATAAGTTTCCTTTCTTCGCCATTTACAGCATGGGCTTTCTCACTCATCTCTATCTTCCAGAGACTTTTCTAGCATCTGACCCCAACCTTCCTAGTACAGCTCCCTTCTCTGTCCCCCATTGCTGACACACTCAAGCCCAAACTTCAAACTTAGCTGGATATTCACCTTCTACACTGGACCCAGCAGAGGCCTCAGGGCTCAGGTGgtagaagaggaaaaaggagagggTAGGGCAgccaccaccccaccccccagccaGCCCTTACTTTCCACTCCAGGCTAGAGATGGTGGAGCAGGCAGCCTGCCCTGCAGGTAATTAATCAATAAACCAATCACTGAAGTAATATTTATTTGGCTCTCACttgatgccaggcactgtggccacCACTGGGGAGAagacagtgaacaaaacagaatcCCTACCCTTGTGCAGGTGGAGTTCTAGctcaggagagagagaacaaacaagCTGAGTGAGGAATTCGAGCATAAGGTGTCATGGAGAAAAACGGGGGGAGGGGTTGCACTGTTAGGTGGGGTCACTAGTTTCACTGAGAAAGACCTGAAGAAGGGATGGAGGAGCATGGTGGGGACAGcagcaggcagagggaacagcatgtgcaaaggccctgagatggGACTCCCTGGTGGGGAGCTCCAGGGAAAGCCTCTGTGGCTGAGCAGAGGGAGTAAAGGCAAGAGGGGTGGAGTTTGCGGGGGTTGGGGGGCGCTCAAGGCCTTGGGGagcctttgcttttgtttctggaGAGGGTGGATCCATGGAAAAGTTTGACAGAGGGTGAGTGGAGCCGATTCAGGTGGGAAAAGGCAGAGAAGAGGCTCTGGAGCCCCGGCTCCCCTGCAGGCCCTCAGGGTGGCTGTGTGCACTTGCTCTCTTCGATGGTCCCTGGAATGCATCTGCCTCCCCCACTGACTGGAGGTGCCAAAGGACAGAGGCTGTGTCTGCACCCCCAGCACTCGGCACTTGGTAGGGGCTTGGCTGTGGAAGGCAATGGGAAACATTTGCTGAGATGAAGGTGGGGAGAAACAGATGCGAACAAGAGAATCGGTGAGCCAAGAATGAATGTGCCAGTGAGTGACTGAGGCCTGGCCGGggctccctccttctcttcccaggCCTCTGGGTGCCCCACTCCGCACCTGTTAAACTGTATAATCCTCCCCACCCAGAGCTCCGAGGCCCTGGCAGTCTCAAGCTGCCGCCCCCAGCCTCTACAGGCCTTGGGTGACAGCGCTGGGGGTCTCCGCTCCAGCTGGGGGTCAGGAAGTCCTTCCATCCACTCCAGCAGCTGCAACCAGACACCTGGTCCCTGAGGCTAGGGAAGGCAGTGGAAAGGACTCCAAGGGGACCCCACCCTTGTCTAGAGGTGCTGGgctgctcccccacccccaccccccaccactcCCTCCTCAGTGCCATTGCAGCCATTCTCAGGAACTGCTGAGCCTCAGTAATGACAGCTTCTCCCTCCCTGGAGGCCTCATCTTGGCCTGGGGACCAGGAGGACAATTAGCATTagcatctccatttcacagatagggAAGTGGAgggcccccctcccccaccctgctGGTCCCAAGCCCCTTTCAGCAACCTTCTCagtccacctccccctcctcagCTGCTGTTTCAGTCCCACCTGTAGCTGTGAATACAAAATCATGTTTCAAAAGTTAGCTTGAAATGTAACATTTTCAatgtaaaatagaaacaatactGTCTTGCTCTATTTTGCCTCAGCCCAGGATCAGGCTATGCTGGGGGGCCGAGCCCTCCCCAGAGCACCCAGGGGAAAGGGCCCCTACCCCACTGCTGTGGAAACCTTCACTTCAGAATTCCTCAAGTTTAGCCCAACCTCCATGAAAGAGATGCAGGGACCTAGCAGCCTGGCAGGGGCTGATTTACCCAGGGACCTGCTGGGGACTCCCTGTTGGGGTGAGGTAAACAAAAAGGCTTTGCTGCAGAGGAAGTAGTTGAACCAGGCCAGGAAGTGGGAGACAGGAGGCTTTTCAGCTCTGAACAGAGCCAAGGTGTTGCGAAGCATAGGCCTGGAAGCAGGAACCTGGCTGGATGAGCATGGGGCAGGATCACAGGGCAGCAGCAGGTCACAGAGGTGCCCCAGGTGAGCTGGGGTCTCATCAGGAGCACtgtggggagctgaggcagggtggTCAATTTCGTCCTGGCCCCAGTGGACCTGAGTGTGGTCCTTCCTTCCCAGTGCAGCCTCTGCTCACAGCCAGGCCCCTTTCTACCCAGCAAGGAGAAAGGGTCTCAATGTTTAGGGGAATTTCCCCAAGGTGTCCCCTTCCTGGAAGGGCTGTTGAGGCCCCAGTATCTGCCTGTCCAGCAAAGGCTGAAATTCTCGCACTGGTGGCTCATTGTGGGCTGGAAGGACCACAAGAAGCGTTGTGGGGCAGAAGGCAGCACACGCGAGGGGCCCTCTCCTCAAAACCAGAAGAAAGGGACAGTCCCACCCTGCCAGTCAGCACCACACGCCTGTGGGCACGtgaacatgcacacatacatgcatgcatatatgcacacgcacacatgcatgcacacaccacacacatatgcacaccgacacacacatgcatgcatttaTGCAcgcatgcacatatgcacacacacgtgcatgcatgcatgcacgcacatatgcacacacatacatgcatgcacatatgcacggatgcacacactcacactcgtACATGCATGcacgtatacacacatacacatgcatgcatgcacacacatgcacacagacacactcgCCCATGgatgcacgcacacatgcacacatgcaggcatgcacacatgtatacacacactgacacacacacgtgcatgcttGCGCACACTTCAGCTTGGAAAATGTCTGTGGCTCTCCCTGCACACtctcattataaaataattgagCGCTTGTAACGCTGTTTCTCCTTGAGGATCTCAATTAAGACATCacttcctgctctccctcccctgaagGCCGTCTCTGATTCCCCTCCCCTGGCACGCAGGGCAGGCAGTGCTAACAATAGTGTTCCAGCCACACGCCCTCTCTGCCacaccttcctcctccccacGCTGACCCCACCCAGAGGTCAGGAACCCCTATCCCTTCCTGAGTGACCTGGAACAAGTGACTTCATCTAGGTAATGGGGAGAAGAATGGCATCTGTCTCATCAGGTCCTCATGAGGAACAAAGAAACTCAGGTCAGGCAGGGTCAGGCCCTCCACGGCCTGGTACGTGTTCCAGGTGGGACAGCTCGCTTCAGGGTGTGGCTCAGCCCAGATTGTGAGGCCCCTGCCAAGCTTCCCGCCAGCCTGGAATGCCAGGGCTAAGAGcttctaattctaattctaatGCGGAGAGTCTGATGTTGAGTTTCACAAGGATTCTGACTCCTGGCTGCTCAGATCCCAGCAGATGCAAGTCCCCTCTTTGCTCCCCACACCTGGCTGAAGCCCCCATGGTTGCCAGGACACAGGCAGTGCCCCCACACCCGCAGGCCTTCCTGCTGCCTCTGAGGGCCTCACGCACAG
Encoded here:
- the LOC108590274 gene encoding uncharacterized protein LOC108590274 isoform X3, whose amino-acid sequence is MSPSTHSCGSRPAGEGESERGGAGAAEGLPGRWRGSRGAAGGGGRGRAVARRPAGSSREPAGRAEPEPQPERGGGGRSQSGRRLCRRSRGAATLAPRPPPRSLALTPGRRRRAARAPPAPHGRPRHWALRPPRRCPARSSAPRRVPERSHCSRRRPRENTERSLPTHPPLSPQEPLICFRQAPTKCRVLGVQTQPLSFGTSSQWGRQMHSRDHRREQVHTATLRACRGAGAPEPLLCLFPPESAPLTLCQTFPWIHPLQKQKQRLPKALSAPQPPQTPPLLPLLPLLSHRGFPWSSPPGSPISGPLHMLFPLPAAVPTMLLHPFFRSFSVKLVTPPNSATPPPVFLHDTLCSNSSLSLFVLSLLS